One Methanomassiliicoccales archaeon genomic window, GTATCCATGAACCTCCATTTTGATTATTTCTCTATCTAACAACACCCCATTCACTAACACATTCAAAGCGGATGGACTCAATACTATGCTACCAGAGTTCAACAGGGTGATGGTGTCATTGGCTTCGTCGACGCTCTCAACAATAAAATTAGTCTGTCTCTTCTCGATCATTAGCTGTTGACTTTTATCCATGGATTGAGAATATAACTGCTGTGCATGGTCCACGGCCTGGAATACCACGCCAAAGATGATGACGAAAGCAGTAAAGAGCACCGCAGAAGCGGCAGACACGCTCAATCCCATTACTTCACTCCCACCATCATTAATTCTTGCATCCAATGTTCTAGCATTTCCAATTCTTCTAAGGGGACTTCCTCCCCCCTGCTCTTTGCTATATAGACCTTCTCAAGTTGATAATCCACTAACTTATAGATCTGCCTTAGTGCATAGCTGTCTATTCTGATCTTCTTATTTGACTTTGAGATTAAAGGAGCATCCTGCTGCAGTGGAGTTGCTTCGGAAATCATACTGGCTTTTTCAGACTGTTTAATTTTCGCTTTTTCACCCACTTCTTTGTCAATTTCCTCTACATTTATATCGAGATTAGCCGCTATGGATGAGTTATCATCGAATTTCAGCACCTTGTCTAAAGGCGCATTCAGATCTCTCGCCATTTGTATCTCGCCTTCCTCATCCACTATAGGGATACCCATCTCTTTATCCAACTTTGTTACTGTTTGCGGAACAGTCTCCTCCTTGAACGAAGGGACTTTGGGTGCAGCTTGATCCACGAAAGGATTGTACTGACGGCTCACTGCCTCATAAACTCCTAGCAGATTTTTGATGGAGTCGTTAATACTTTCAATTTCCTTTCTCATCGACTCTACTTGCCCTTTAATGGAAGTCGAAGTATTTCCAATGGTCTCCACTTGATTCTTGAGCTCGTTGACGGTACCTTCCAACTGATCGATCTTTTCATTCTTCGTGGTTAGCCCTGAAAGGATCTCATCTCCTCTGCCTAGCTTTCCACCGATGGTCCCCAATTCTCCGATTGATAGAGTATCCTCGTCTTCTCCCAATCCTAGCTCTTCTACATCGAGTTTCGCTGATAGGT contains:
- a CDS encoding flagella accessory protein C translates to MKRRAAPLPSSFVFLAAFPFRKHKKAGGEDLSAKLDVEELGLGEDEDTLSIGELGTIGGKLGRGDEILSGLTTKNEKIDQLEGTVNELKNQVETIGNTSTSIKGQVESMRKEIESINDSIKNLLGVYEAVSRQYNPFVDQAAPKVPSFKEETVPQTVTKLDKEMGIPIVDEEGEIQMARDLNAPLDKVLKFDDNSSIAANLDINVEEIDKEVGEKAKIKQSEKASMISEATPLQQDAPLISKSNKKIRIDSYALRQIYKLVDYQLEKVYIAKSRGEEVPLEELEMLEHWMQELMMVGVK